The window CAGTGGTAGTGTTGTGCCATTGCCGAATACACGTGTCACTCCACAACACCTTACTAACCCGGGTTCAAATGGGAGCGTTGTTGCACATTATGCAAAACAATCAAGCAAACAGCTTGCTGTAGGAATTGTTACTCTTGGTGATATCGCTTATAAGAAGCTTTCTAGGTATTACTCTGAGTTCGCACCCGATGGCACCGTTACTCAACAAGTAAACAACCCGATTCGGAAGGATCTTGAGACACATAATGGCCATTTACCAGATACCGAGAACATTGgaatggtattttttttttttttattcttttcacgTATCTATCTGGCTCGTTTGAAAGGGTTAAATGGTTGTGTTTGTACCTAGCTTTCAGTTAAAAAACATTTCTTGATGAATGTTGTCAATGGACTGATATAATGACAGAAGATCACTATTTTAATCTTTACTTTGTCTTTTTGATTAGACAAAATTACATGAGACGTCCATGTGGTTTACTCCAGATTTCATGCTGGGTCCCTAAGCTTTTTTTTACGTGCAGGGTCCTCGTATTTTACACTTGTTTCGCGAGGGGTCCCTGTGAGGGGCCCCGTACTTTGCACTCGTTAAGTTGTATCCGTAAACCACAGGGACCCCTCACGAAACGAGTAGGGGGACCCCGCACGTCAAAAAAAAGTTGGGGGCCCCGCATGAAATCTGGGATAAACCACAAGGACGCCTCATGTGATTTTGTTCTTTGATTATGACTAATAAGTTTCCTGGACTGATATTAGACAACTACTTGTATTGTAATATAGCATTGTAATCATAGTTTAGGGATTGTTAATGTAAGTATACCTTCTATAAATAGAAGGTCTCATGTACTGGTATAGCACACAACAAGAACACAGTTCTTTCTTTCTCTCTTTATCTCTTACAGTTAATAACTGATAGCATTATCTAATCTAAGATGTAAATATTTAAAATAAGCCGGATGATATATGCTAAATAATcccatttaataatttaacatgatAGTTTTGTATACATGTGATTAGATTTTTTGTCTTTGCTCGTCAGTTATATACCTCGCAAGCTTTTTGATTGTGTTTTATGTTCAACAATAATTTTTTGCAGGTGATTGTTAGAGATGTTGTGACCAAATCTGTAATTGCTCAGTTTAAGGCACACGACAGTCCTATAGCATCTTTATGTTTTGATCCTAGTGGTACCTTATTAGTAACAGCTTCAGTTCATGGTCATAACTTCAATGTTTTCCGTATTACACCCGGACTCGATAATGGTGCATCATACGTACACCTTTACAGGCTTCAACGTGGCTTTACAAATGCAGTAAGATTTCCGACGTTAATTTTTTGCTTGTTTATGGATTTACTGCAAGATAATAAATACCCTTCCTTTATGCGAAAACACTCAGGTTATACAGGACATAAGTTTTAGCGTGGACAGCCGTTGGATCACAATAAGTTCCTCAAGAGGCACCAATCATCTTTTCGCTATATCTCCATCAGGGGGCCCAGTAAATATAATATCTGATGAAGAAAGTTTAACCAATAATCAGGGATGTAATTATGATTATAATCCCGCTAATAAGCCGCCAATTACACTCTCTGCTATCAGTAGAATAAGAAGTGGAAATAGTGGGTGGAAAAATGTGGTGACCGGCCCCGCGGTGGCGGCGGCATCTGGTAGGATGAATACATATTCCGGCGTAATTGCGTCTACTTTTCATAAATGCAAAGGTAACAATACGGGTACTGATTTAGGTTCCAGAAATTCAAAGTATCATATGCTTGTTTTTTCGTCTTCTGGTTCTGTTGTACAGTATGCATTGCGAGTATCGTCTGAAGTAGATACCGTTTATGATTCGCCACCTCATCATGAAATAAGATTGACTGTTGAACCGATTCAGAAGTGGAACATATGTAATAAACAGAACAAAAGGGATCGAGAAGATAATGTTGACATATATGGTGAAAATGGGCATACAGTTAACAGGAAAGTATTCCCCGAAAGGATAGAAAATGTAAATATTGATTATTTTGATGGTACGAGTAAGGTTAAAAGAGATAATGCGAGCCTTGAAGAAAGTAATCATGTGTATATTTCTGAAGTCGAATTACATACGCACCAATCGCATATCTCACTGTGGGCCAGAGCACAGGTACAAGCTTATTTTTTAACTGAAAGGTGCATACATGCATACCCAACAACTAAGGCGTCTTTTGTTTTTTAGTCTGCacatcttattatgtcttatgtctacgCGCCTTCAGATGTGTTTATTGCAGGCTGTTTGTTTGTTTGAAGACTTAatgtgttattatgtttgcatacttAGATATGTGCTATTAAGTGCTGCAGACAAATCtaagttattttgcagacataaaaacaaacagtctgtaGTATTCAACATACAAACTTAGACCACATCTTCTTAGACATGGTCCACAGATCTTCaaacaaaaacattttaaaaacaaaaaaCACCTAAATCTTTTTGACATGTGTATTTTGGGCAGATTAATTTTCAATCTTTGACGCTAGATGATGTCACAAAGGACGAATGTGAAATTGAGATAGAAAAGATTCCAACTCACACGGTTGAAGCTAAGTCTAGATACTTGGTTCCAACTATTGATCATTTTCAGCATCCTAGGGTTCAAACGATAAGCAGCTACGAACATAAGAAGCTTACAAATGGAAGCAGCTATGAATATGAGAAGTTTACTAATGGTGGATTTGAGATTGGTGATGAAGATATTAGGGATGATGTTAATAAAATGCCAGTAGAAGAAGATATAAATGGCTTTGTAAATAACAAAAGCAGCTCGATATGTGAAATTCAACCCGAGACTGTAAATAATAGAGAGAACTCGGTGAGTGATACTGATACCCAGTCTGAGCACGTAAATAATAACATAGGTCAGAAGCTCAATAGCCATTGTGAAGATAAAGGTGACGAATTCAATTGAAGGTAAGAATGTGTCTCTGGTGTTTATTTGCAGGTGCGTACCCGTCTTCATTAATAAGATGGTTTCTAATGGTATAAGGAAAGAAAGATTAAGATCCATTCAGGG of the Rutidosis leptorrhynchoides isolate AG116_Rl617_1_P2 chromosome 5, CSIRO_AGI_Rlap_v1, whole genome shotgun sequence genome contains:
- the LOC139846605 gene encoding autophagy-related protein 18f-like, whose amino-acid sequence is MRKIDYKQRHSGGSTNGYIQNSFRSISSCLRIVSSGASTVASTVRSAASAASSIVDRDTDVVPDQVLWAGFDKLECEGDVTRQLLLLGFHYGFQVWDVEDANNVRKIVSRYDGAVFFMQIMPKTVVSTHSGVDYVENHPLLVICADGSFSAGENAHGGPATIRNTHGQVNGGSLPTVVWFYSLKSQTYIKELKFRSVVYSVRCSSRIVAVLQAAQVHCFDAATLQREYTIVTNPIVTCSSRFDNIGLGPLAVGPRWVAYSGSVVPLPNTRVTPQHLTNPGSNGSVVAHYAKQSSKQLAVGIVTLGDIAYKKLSRYYSEFAPDGTVTQQVNNPIRKDLETHNGHLPDTENIGMVIVRDVVTKSVIAQFKAHDSPIASLCFDPSGTLLVTASVHGHNFNVFRITPGLDNGASYVHLYRLQRGFTNAVIQDISFSVDSRWITISSSRGTNHLFAISPSGGPVNIISDEESLTNNQGCNYDYNPANKPPITLSAISRIRSGNSGWKNVVTGPAVAAASGRMNTYSGVIASTFHKCKGNNTGTDLGSRNSKYHMLVFSSSGSVVQYALRVSSEVDTVYDSPPHHEIRLTVEPIQKWNICNKQNKRDREDNVDIYGENGHTVNRKVFPERIENVNIDYFDGTSKVKRDNASLEESNHVYISEVELHTHQSHISLWARAQINFQSLTLDDVTKDECEIEIEKIPTHTVEAKSRYLVPTIDHFQHPRVQTISSYEHKKLTNGSSYEYEKFTNGGFEIGDEDIRDDVNKMPVEEDINGFVNNKSSSICEIQPETVNNRENSVSDTDTQSEHVNNNIGQKLNSHCEDKGDEFN